A genome region from Deinococcus sp. KNUC1210 includes the following:
- a CDS encoding DUF3105 domain-containing protein, protein MSRFRFLYFLLPAVFLAACRPGIEHLTTYHYAGGQMQEGKLQYSENPPVGGVYSPVWQSCGVYAAPVYDEYAVHTLARGAIWITYAPALPAAEVNTLKALLRAQPLSLLSPRSGLPSPVVITAWNAQLQATGADDARLSAFVKQFSDIKTAPEYGAACAGGSTDTQ, encoded by the coding sequence ATGTCGAGGTTCCGTTTTCTGTACTTCCTTCTTCCTGCTGTCTTCCTCGCCGCGTGTCGTCCGGGAATCGAGCATCTGACCACCTACCACTATGCGGGCGGGCAGATGCAGGAAGGCAAACTCCAGTACAGCGAAAATCCCCCGGTGGGCGGTGTGTACAGCCCCGTCTGGCAGAGCTGCGGCGTGTATGCCGCTCCTGTCTACGACGAGTATGCCGTGCATACCCTGGCACGTGGAGCCATCTGGATCACCTACGCCCCGGCACTTCCGGCTGCCGAGGTGAACACGCTGAAAGCGCTGCTCAGGGCACAGCCGCTGTCACTGCTCAGCCCGCGTTCCGGTCTGCCGAGTCCGGTGGTCATCACCGCCTGGAACGCCCAGCTTCAGGCGACCGGGGCAGACGATGCCCGCCTGAGCGCGTTTGTGAAACAGTTTTCCGATATCAAAACCGCTCCTGAGTACGGCGCGGCGTGTGCGGGCGGCTCTACCGATACGCAGTAA
- a CDS encoding helicase-related protein, translated as MSSFETLVDRFIRWPVWPEPVRILRIEPMGARYSVIAEGQPSRRTHRLLLDAVTLSAIQEHLGHEATDFQADPELFSLGVEARRIQLGYTFDPFFAVSASRIDPLPHQLEAVYGVLLKKPRIRFLLADDPGAGKTVMAGLLLKELKYRGLLSRVLIVTPANLTDQWRRELRDKFGEQYQVINRDITGLAYGENPWESQPFVVTSVDFAKRDANLEQLQRVHWDMVIVDESHRLSATKYGNEIKRSQRYRLGEVLSQTSAHMLLLTATPHQGDNEKFRLLLNLLEPDLFATTKLLEEAAAKGENPVMLRRLKEDMTDFDGKPLFPPRYVHTPQFRLSASERQLYEHVTDYVTKHFRLAWEDKKRNVGLAMTVLQRRLASSSYAIAKSLENRHKRLMTLKDEVNNLAEDPYLGLTEDELEDLPEEQRWELEDRIAERLTLARNLPQLEAEIRELESLSKEARFLARLEQDRKLTELLKVLTSLGQEKLLVFTEHKDTLIFLVGVLDKKGYAVTSIDGSLNLEERVLRERQFRDEAQVMVATEAAGEGINLQFCSVMVNYDLPWNPTRLEQRMGRIHRYGQKFEVHIHNLVAEGTREGDVLSLVLAKLEIMREQLGSDRVYDVVGELLGDVDLEQLMLDHLLGRRSLAEIQAMVEARLSPDRVEYLKEVTLEALAKRHLDLSRLRAERERSDLTRIQPEYTSRFFIQALQKLGGEATRRQDGLWRLRVPFDLRRKRVGVVADYLKATFDKNAAFDADFLAPGHPLFDLVMDEILSLAQPALRQGATFELNGLTEPGVLGFYELAVTDGLGQTASRRMFSALHQPGSDPETTPVSARTLVDALPSRPVGTTLDAQAATAGLQDWLYATQLDPFLEEVTTERLHEVDIRRRYGLRSLDHLLRESTKKLAQHKLKAMQGSDMKLAISQEERRQRELVERRAALSAELEQESLLHPETAHLLALALVKPLVPAEQGLPNEQDPAVRKAVELAGMRVTAEHEAAEGRVPFDVSAENVGYDIRSDAADGTALRYIEVKGRAGVGAVVLTPNEWITAGRLGERYFLYVVTHALTTPTLTVIQNPAAKLQPGEAVTVVHYVIPVADWQRAGAETEQAEESSQEGATS; from the coding sequence ATGTCCTCTTTTGAAACCCTGGTTGACCGCTTTATTCGCTGGCCGGTATGGCCGGAACCCGTCCGCATTCTCCGTATCGAACCGATGGGCGCACGCTACAGCGTGATTGCCGAAGGGCAGCCGTCACGCCGTACCCACCGCCTGCTGCTGGACGCAGTCACCTTGAGCGCTATTCAGGAACATCTGGGACATGAGGCCACCGATTTTCAGGCCGACCCTGAATTGTTCTCGCTCGGTGTCGAGGCCCGGCGCATCCAGCTCGGCTATACCTTCGACCCGTTCTTCGCCGTGTCGGCCAGCCGTATCGACCCCCTGCCGCATCAGCTTGAGGCGGTCTACGGCGTGCTGCTCAAGAAGCCCCGCATTCGCTTCCTGCTGGCCGATGACCCCGGCGCAGGCAAAACCGTCATGGCCGGACTGCTGCTCAAGGAACTCAAGTACCGAGGCCTGCTCTCTCGCGTGCTCATCGTGACGCCCGCCAACCTGACCGACCAGTGGCGGCGCGAGCTGCGGGACAAGTTCGGGGAACAGTATCAGGTCATCAACCGCGACATCACCGGTCTGGCCTACGGCGAGAATCCCTGGGAATCGCAGCCGTTCGTGGTCACCAGCGTGGACTTCGCCAAGCGGGACGCCAACCTGGAACAGCTTCAGCGGGTTCACTGGGATATGGTCATCGTGGACGAGTCGCACCGATTGTCGGCCACCAAGTACGGCAACGAAATCAAGCGCTCACAGCGCTACCGGCTGGGCGAGGTCCTGTCGCAGACCAGCGCCCACATGCTGCTGCTGACCGCCACGCCTCATCAGGGTGACAACGAGAAGTTCCGGCTGCTGCTGAATCTGCTGGAACCTGACCTGTTCGCCACCACCAAGCTCCTGGAGGAGGCGGCAGCCAAGGGCGAGAACCCGGTGATGCTGCGCCGTCTCAAGGAAGACATGACGGATTTCGACGGCAAACCGCTCTTTCCGCCCCGCTACGTCCACACGCCGCAGTTCCGGCTGTCGGCTAGCGAGCGGCAGCTCTACGAGCACGTCACCGACTACGTGACCAAGCACTTTCGGCTTGCCTGGGAGGACAAAAAGCGCAATGTCGGGTTGGCCATGACCGTGTTGCAGCGCCGCCTTGCCAGCAGCAGCTATGCCATTGCCAAATCGCTGGAGAACCGTCACAAGCGGCTGATGACGCTCAAGGACGAGGTCAACAATCTGGCCGAAGACCCCTACCTCGGCCTGACGGAGGACGAACTGGAAGACCTGCCCGAAGAGCAGCGCTGGGAGCTAGAAGACCGTATTGCCGAGCGTCTGACGCTGGCCCGCAACCTTCCCCAGTTGGAAGCGGAAATCAGAGAGCTGGAATCGCTCAGCAAGGAAGCCCGGTTCCTGGCCCGACTGGAACAGGACCGCAAGCTGACCGAGCTGCTGAAAGTGCTGACGAGTCTCGGCCAGGAGAAGCTGTTGGTCTTTACCGAGCACAAGGACACCCTGATTTTTCTGGTGGGGGTGCTGGATAAGAAAGGCTACGCAGTCACCAGCATCGACGGCAGCCTCAATCTGGAAGAGCGGGTGCTGCGCGAACGACAGTTCCGCGACGAGGCGCAGGTGATGGTGGCCACCGAGGCAGCAGGGGAAGGCATCAACTTGCAGTTCTGTTCGGTGATGGTCAACTACGACCTGCCCTGGAACCCGACGCGGCTGGAGCAGCGGATGGGCCGCATCCACCGCTACGGGCAGAAGTTCGAGGTGCATATTCACAACCTGGTGGCCGAAGGGACACGGGAAGGGGACGTGCTGTCGCTGGTGCTCGCCAAGCTGGAAATCATGCGCGAACAGCTCGGTTCCGACCGAGTCTACGACGTGGTCGGTGAACTGCTGGGCGACGTTGACCTGGAACAGCTCATGCTCGACCACCTGCTGGGCCGGCGGAGTCTGGCCGAGATACAGGCGATGGTCGAAGCACGTCTGTCACCAGACCGCGTGGAGTATCTCAAGGAGGTGACGCTTGAAGCCCTGGCCAAGCGCCATCTCGACCTGTCGAGGTTGCGGGCCGAACGCGAGCGCAGCGACCTGACGCGCATCCAGCCGGAGTACACCTCCCGCTTCTTCATTCAGGCCCTTCAGAAGCTGGGCGGCGAGGCGACCCGGCGGCAAGACGGGCTGTGGCGACTTCGGGTGCCCTTCGACCTGCGGCGCAAGCGGGTGGGCGTGGTGGCCGACTACCTCAAAGCGACCTTCGACAAGAACGCCGCGTTCGACGCCGATTTCCTGGCTCCCGGCCATCCGCTGTTCGACCTGGTGATGGACGAGATTCTGTCGCTCGCGCAGCCTGCCCTGCGCCAGGGGGCCACCTTTGAGCTGAACGGCCTGACGGAGCCGGGCGTACTGGGGTTCTACGAGCTGGCGGTCACAGATGGGCTGGGACAGACGGCGTCCCGCCGGATGTTCTCGGCGCTGCACCAGCCGGGCAGTGACCCGGAGACCACCCCTGTGTCAGCCCGAACGTTGGTGGATGCGCTGCCCTCCAGACCCGTCGGGACAACGCTGGATGCTCAGGCGGCCACAGCGGGGCTTCAGGACTGGCTGTACGCGACCCAGCTCGACCCGTTCCTCGAAGAGGTCACCACTGAACGGCTGCATGAGGTGGATATCCGGCGGCGGTACGGTCTCCGGAGTCTCGACCACCTGCTGCGGGAGTCCACCAAAAAGCTGGCGCAGCACAAGCTCAAGGCGATGCAGGGCAGTGACATGAAGCTCGCCATCAGTCAGGAGGAGCGCCGACAGCGAGAACTGGTCGAACGCCGAGCGGCGCTGAGTGCCGAACTGGAACAGGAGAGCCTACTGCATCCGGAGACGGCCCACCTGCTGGCGTTGGCGCTGGTGAAGCCGCTGGTGCCTGCCGAGCAGGGGTTGCCCAATGAGCAGGACCCCGCTGTTCGCAAGGCGGTGGAACTGGCCGGAATGCGCGTCACGGCAGAGCATGAAGCAGCCGAGGGTCGCGTGCCGTTCGACGTGAGTGCCGAAAACGTCGGTTACGACATCCGCAGCGATGCCGCAGACGGCACCGCCCTGCGGTACATCGAGGTGAAGGGGCGGGCAGGCGTGGGCGCAGTGGTGTTGACGCCGAACGAATGGATTACCGCCGGGCGGCTGGGGGAACGCTATTTCCTGTATGTCGTGACCCATGCCCTGACCACGCCTACATTGACGGTCATTCAGAACCCAGCGGCAAAGCTTCAGCCCGGAGAGGCAGTCACCGTGGTTCATTACGTGATTCCAGTAGCCGACTGGCAGCGGGCCGGGGCCGAAACAGAACAGGCTGAAGAATCGAGTCAGGAAGGGGCGACATCTTGA
- a CDS encoding aminotransferase class V-fold PLP-dependent enzyme: MTPPHVSALPSAMLPLNGADPFDWVRGQLVGEGTPISTPFGTRRLTYADYIASGRALRWVEETLVQRVLPLYANTHTEDSRSGAQTTQLTHQASDYIKAQLGGDASCKLVFCGSGSTAAVRRIQDILGLSVPSSRRAEVLAQLPPEQRPVVFVGPYEHHSNEVSWRETLAEVVELPLCERGHLDLDALRSALKNPAYLGRPRIGSFSAASNVTGLLTDTRSVARLLHRHGALAFFDFAASAPYTHIDMKPGKPDGYDAVFLSPHKFVGGPGTPGLLCFQEHLYHLTTPSTAGGGTVRFVSRQGHAFVADIEAREDAGTPAILGKLKAALAFKVKETLTPERIEAREHDLIRQAIERLRPHRGLHLLGNLDSPRLAVLSFLVRTPDGAYLHPRLAVRLLNDLFGIQARGGCACAGPYGHALLSISDETSLRYQQCILSDLEGLKPGWVRLNLAPWTNAEELEFLLSAVEFIGEYGHLFVPLYTFDWQSGAWSHASDAQRTAPDLFALPLPLPGNEASRADDYAGYLAQARALALELDAETATVPGRPLPENVPADLVYFAY, encoded by the coding sequence ATGACGCCTCCTCACGTTTCCGCCCTCCCGAGCGCCATGCTCCCTCTGAACGGAGCCGACCCTTTCGACTGGGTGCGCGGGCAACTGGTGGGGGAGGGCACACCCATTTCCACGCCCTTCGGTACGAGGCGACTGACCTACGCCGACTACATCGCTTCGGGGCGGGCGCTGCGCTGGGTGGAAGAAACCCTGGTGCAGCGCGTCCTGCCGCTGTATGCCAACACCCACACCGAGGACAGCCGCAGCGGAGCACAGACCACGCAGCTGACGCATCAGGCGAGCGATTACATCAAGGCGCAGCTGGGCGGCGATGCGAGCTGCAAGCTGGTGTTCTGCGGTTCCGGCAGCACGGCGGCTGTGCGGCGCATTCAGGACATCCTGGGGCTGAGTGTGCCGAGTTCGCGCCGAGCGGAGGTGCTGGCACAGCTGCCGCCCGAGCAGCGCCCGGTGGTGTTCGTGGGACCATACGAGCACCACAGCAACGAAGTGAGCTGGCGCGAAACGCTGGCAGAGGTGGTGGAATTGCCGCTGTGCGAGCGCGGGCACCTCGATCTGGACGCCCTCAGGAGCGCCCTGAAGAATCCGGCATATCTGGGCAGGCCGCGCATCGGCTCGTTCAGCGCTGCCAGCAACGTCACGGGCCTGCTGACCGATACCCGCAGTGTGGCCCGCCTGCTGCACCGGCACGGCGCGCTCGCTTTCTTCGACTTCGCGGCCAGTGCGCCATATACCCACATCGACATGAAGCCCGGCAAACCGGACGGCTACGACGCGGTGTTCCTGAGCCCTCACAAGTTTGTGGGCGGCCCCGGCACGCCCGGCCTGCTGTGCTTTCAGGAGCACCTGTACCACCTGACGACGCCCTCGACGGCGGGCGGCGGCACGGTGCGCTTTGTCAGCCGTCAGGGGCACGCCTTCGTGGCCGATATCGAGGCCCGCGAGGACGCCGGAACCCCGGCCATTCTGGGCAAGCTGAAGGCAGCACTGGCCTTCAAGGTCAAGGAAACCCTGACCCCGGAGCGCATCGAGGCGCGTGAACACGATCTGATCCGGCAGGCCATCGAGCGGCTGCGCCCTCACCGGGGCCTGCACCTGCTGGGCAATCTGGATTCGCCCCGGCTGGCCGTGCTGTCGTTCCTGGTCCGCACCCCGGACGGCGCGTACCTGCATCCCCGGCTGGCGGTGCGGCTGCTCAACGACCTGTTCGGCATTCAGGCGCGGGGCGGCTGCGCGTGTGCCGGGCCGTATGGACACGCGCTGCTCTCCATTTCCGACGAGACCAGCCTGCGCTACCAGCAGTGCATCCTGTCGGATCTGGAAGGCCTGAAGCCCGGCTGGGTGCGCCTGAATCTGGCTCCCTGGACGAACGCCGAGGAGCTGGAATTCCTGCTGAGCGCCGTGGAATTCATCGGCGAGTACGGACATCTGTTCGTGCCGCTCTACACCTTCGACTGGCAGAGCGGGGCCTGGAGCCACGCCAGCGACGCCCAGCGCACAGCACCCGATCTGTTCGCGCTGCCGCTGCCGCTGCCCGGCAACGAGGCGAGCAGGGCCGACGATTACGCCGGGTATCTGGCTCAGGCGAGGGCGCTGGCGCTGGAACTGGACGCTGAAACAGCCACCGTGCCGGGCCGCCCCCTGCCCGAAAATGTGCCCGCCGATCTGGTGTATTTCGCCTACTGA
- a CDS encoding queuosine precursor transporter, whose protein sequence is MSSAQHQSQSSQPAPERRFRYFDLILGLFAVVLIISNIASTKTATANLGVWKPAFDGGTILFPLTYIFGDLLTEVYGYARSRRVIWFGLAMNLLATLTFAFVAALPESADSPTRGAFGTVFAFAPRILLASTAAFFVGEFLNSYVLARLKIATAGKHLWTRTIGSTLVGQGADTLVFSLVAFLGVLPTDVLWGLILFNYLYKVALEVILTPVTYAVVNFLKRAEGADVYDRHTDFNPFRLSVGNRNQPEA, encoded by the coding sequence ATGTCCAGCGCCCAGCACCAGTCTCAGTCGTCTCAACCCGCTCCCGAACGCCGTTTCCGCTATTTCGACCTGATTCTGGGTCTGTTCGCGGTGGTCCTGATCATTTCCAACATTGCCAGCACCAAAACGGCCACAGCCAATCTGGGCGTCTGGAAACCTGCGTTCGACGGCGGCACGATCCTGTTTCCGCTCACCTATATCTTCGGTGACCTGCTGACCGAGGTGTACGGCTACGCCCGCTCGCGCCGGGTGATCTGGTTCGGCCTCGCCATGAACCTGCTCGCCACCCTGACGTTTGCCTTTGTGGCCGCGCTGCCCGAAAGTGCCGACAGTCCCACCAGGGGCGCGTTCGGAACGGTCTTCGCCTTCGCGCCGCGCATCCTGCTGGCGTCCACTGCCGCGTTTTTCGTGGGCGAGTTCCTGAACAGCTACGTGCTCGCCCGCCTGAAGATCGCCACTGCGGGCAAGCACCTGTGGACGCGTACCATCGGCAGCACGCTGGTGGGGCAGGGCGCAGACACGCTGGTGTTCAGTCTGGTCGCCTTCCTGGGCGTCTTGCCCACCGATGTGCTGTGGGGCCTGATCCTGTTCAACTACCTGTACAAGGTGGCGCTGGAAGTGATTCTGACACCCGTGACCTACGCGGTGGTGAACTTCCTGAAACGCGCCGAGGGGGCCGATGTGTACGACCGCCACACCGATTTCAACCCCTTCAGGCTGAGTGTGGGCAACCGAAATCAGCCGGAAGCGTAA
- a CDS encoding NAD-dependent deacylase, with translation MNLAEARSTLQAARRVVVLTGAGISAESGIPTFRDAQTGHWARFRPEDLASPDAYHRDPELVWEWYAGRFRDVMQAQPNRGHLLLAELERQKRAEGGSDAFTLVTQNVDGLHQRAGSAAPLELHGTLLSARCEACGHVQPLPDAATFTPPPKCEVCGHRMRPHIVWFGEFLPDDVLALAELQFKRADVALIIGTSSLVYPAAGLADRTRSHGGLVFEINPDETPLTQRASFSLRATASEGLTRLMEARDA, from the coding sequence ATGAATCTTGCCGAGGCACGCTCAACGCTTCAGGCTGCTCGCCGGGTCGTGGTCCTGACCGGAGCGGGCATCAGTGCCGAGAGTGGCATTCCCACCTTCCGAGACGCCCAGACCGGGCACTGGGCGCGGTTTCGCCCCGAAGACCTCGCCAGCCCCGACGCCTATCACCGCGATCCGGAACTGGTGTGGGAGTGGTACGCGGGCCGGTTCCGTGATGTGATGCAGGCGCAGCCGAACCGGGGACACCTTCTGCTGGCCGAGCTGGAACGCCAGAAACGCGCCGAGGGTGGCTCGGACGCCTTCACGCTGGTGACGCAGAACGTGGACGGTCTGCACCAGCGGGCCGGAAGTGCCGCGCCGCTGGAACTGCACGGCACGCTGCTCTCGGCCCGCTGCGAGGCGTGCGGTCATGTCCAGCCGCTCCCCGACGCCGCCACCTTCACGCCCCCGCCCAAATGCGAGGTCTGCGGCCACCGCATGCGCCCCCACATCGTCTGGTTCGGTGAATTCCTGCCGGATGACGTGCTGGCACTGGCAGAACTCCAGTTCAAGCGTGCCGATGTCGCGCTGATCATCGGCACCAGCAGTCTGGTCTATCCGGCGGCAGGGCTGGCAGACCGCACACGCTCGCACGGCGGTCTGGTCTTCGAGATCAATCCGGATGAAACGCCGCTGACCCAGCGGGCCAGTTTCAGCCTTCGTGCAACAGCGAGTGAAGGGCTGACGCGCCTGATGGAAGCCCGGGACGCCTAG
- a CDS encoding NERD domain-containing protein, with protein MAKLYYGNNGVMDLLPSTLEALRLLPGTWSVVLNVRPANGKTARELDAVVVTERAIHVIEFKRRSQPLLIETDGRWVRAGYEDRNGLGESPAQQVENATKAFQPVVEQLLPSLHSRIFPWVALEQYNAAHRVGDDRQPMKEQVWHDLGWVKVANGVRYLETLLKRREAKLSVLLSDKERDSLRKRLGAKPLGELSVQGTVMLLNGRERLPGVELTLTAHAAGDIFQAITGPLGTFELLGLPLLPFQVEVPSHPEYRVLPVTSVKPNTELLILHLYLALPSLSEAEVLKLMDQAQADLRADVEAALELADNVEKRVTALQREQGELRQLLDVLSTTQTHAPSDALDRTLNEQSQRLDHVEQQLRLLDKLADLNPQQVMEDALAPIQTTLSELKKRMAQLEERVEEVGAVAETARQAAHSATQTAGEAVTTAQRAASQATQARSHAAQSASEAEVAAQEAAQSRAVQEQRLAFEQTVHLTEEERRTKRVEALRLSAIVGAAGGILSMQPLPFADNFILAPMQIGLVVRVSQLYGRSMEQDAALKLIGTLGFGFMAQHATVLLYKLVPGMTFALGPFTVFGFTVLLGAATAMYYERGRLPDKAEQKDLVNAIKALLKDKDLVENIRALGQVVTDGVKAKGYKVRAEDIRGIMASLGEQGRPIGEQLEQTLFQSRERMK; from the coding sequence GTGGCAAAGCTCTACTACGGCAACAACGGCGTGATGGACCTCCTTCCCAGTACCCTCGAAGCCCTTCGTCTCCTTCCCGGCACCTGGAGCGTCGTCCTCAACGTGAGGCCCGCCAACGGCAAGACGGCCCGCGAGCTGGACGCTGTGGTCGTCACCGAGCGGGCCATCCATGTCATCGAGTTCAAGCGGCGTAGTCAACCGCTGCTCATCGAGACCGATGGACGTTGGGTGCGGGCCGGGTACGAAGACCGCAACGGGCTCGGTGAGTCACCCGCCCAGCAGGTCGAGAACGCGACCAAGGCGTTTCAACCCGTGGTCGAGCAGCTGCTACCGAGCCTGCACAGCAGAATCTTTCCCTGGGTCGCGTTGGAGCAGTACAACGCCGCCCACCGGGTCGGAGATGACCGGCAGCCGATGAAGGAGCAGGTCTGGCATGACCTCGGCTGGGTCAAGGTCGCCAACGGCGTCAGGTATCTGGAGACGCTGCTGAAGCGCCGGGAAGCCAAGCTCAGCGTTCTCCTCAGCGACAAGGAGCGCGACTCCCTCCGGAAGCGTCTGGGAGCCAAGCCCCTGGGTGAATTGAGCGTCCAGGGCACTGTGATGCTGCTGAATGGGCGGGAACGATTACCGGGTGTTGAGCTGACCCTGACAGCCCACGCGGCGGGCGACATCTTTCAGGCCATCACAGGGCCCCTCGGTACCTTTGAGTTGTTGGGTCTGCCGCTGTTGCCCTTTCAGGTCGAGGTGCCCAGCCATCCGGAGTACCGGGTCTTACCGGTAACCAGTGTCAAGCCCAACACCGAGCTGCTGATACTGCACCTGTATTTGGCCCTACCCAGCCTCAGTGAGGCGGAGGTGCTGAAGCTGATGGACCAGGCACAGGCAGACCTGCGCGCGGACGTCGAAGCGGCGCTGGAGTTGGCAGACAACGTCGAGAAGCGTGTCACTGCCTTGCAGCGTGAACAGGGCGAGCTGCGTCAGCTCCTGGATGTCCTGAGCACGACACAGACCCACGCCCCCTCCGACGCCCTGGACCGCACGCTGAACGAGCAGTCCCAACGCCTGGACCACGTGGAACAGCAGCTTCGCCTGCTCGACAAGCTGGCTGACCTGAATCCTCAGCAGGTCATGGAGGACGCTCTGGCACCCATCCAGACGACCCTGAGCGAACTGAAAAAGCGGATGGCACAACTGGAGGAACGGGTGGAGGAAGTCGGGGCTGTGGCCGAGACTGCCCGTCAGGCCGCCCATAGCGCGACCCAGACGGCGGGGGAGGCAGTCACGACCGCTCAGCGTGCCGCGAGTCAGGCGACCCAGGCGCGGAGTCACGCTGCCCAGTCCGCCAGCGAAGCAGAGGTCGCCGCTCAGGAAGCGGCCCAGAGCCGAGCCGTTCAGGAACAGCGGCTGGCCTTCGAGCAGACCGTGCATCTGACCGAGGAGGAGCGCCGCACAAAACGTGTGGAGGCCCTGCGGCTCAGCGCAATCGTGGGCGCGGCGGGCGGCATCCTCTCGATGCAGCCGCTGCCCTTCGCGGACAACTTCATCCTGGCACCGATGCAGATAGGGCTGGTGGTCCGCGTCAGCCAGCTCTACGGTCGCAGCATGGAGCAGGACGCAGCGCTGAAGCTCATCGGCACGCTGGGCTTCGGATTTATGGCCCAGCACGCCACGGTGCTGCTGTACAAGCTGGTTCCCGGCATGACCTTTGCCCTTGGCCCGTTCACGGTGTTCGGCTTCACCGTTCTGTTGGGAGCGGCGACCGCCATGTACTACGAGCGTGGCCGCTTGCCCGACAAGGCCGAGCAGAAGGACTTAGTCAACGCCATCAAGGCCCTGCTGAAGGATAAGGACCTCGTGGAGAACATCCGGGCCTTGGGTCAGGTCGTGACCGATGGCGTGAAGGCAAAAGGCTACAAGGTTCGGGCTGAGGACATTCGCGGCATCATGGCGAGCCTTGGGGAACAGGGTCGCCCCATCGGCGAGCAGCTGGAGCAGACCCTGTTTCAGAGCCGGGAGCGGATGAAGTAG
- a CDS encoding sigma 54-interacting transcriptional regulator yields the protein MPELPTARNLAELLALPEYVGRSPFDGRSRRVQDEVRANLTRKLRSGETLFPGVVGYDDTVIPQLVNALLARQNFILLGLRGQAKSRILRAITDLLDPFVPAIEGSEINDDPLNPIGAEGKAMLETHGHELPIRWIPRGDRYVEKLATPDVTVADLIGDVDPIKAARLGTALGDVRSMHFGLLPRANRGVFAVNELADLSPKVQVALFNILQEGDVQIKGYPIRLELDVMLVFSANPEDYTARGKIVTPLKDRIGSEIRTHYPSTVEQGMDITAQEAYSVEGVTVPPFIAELIEEIAFQAREDGRVDKLSGVSQRLPISLMELAAANAEARSLRGGDSSTVARVSDVYAGLPAITGKLELEYEGELKGADSVARDVIRKAAGQVFARRYASMDTRNLEKWFENGNVFRFPQVGAAKTALQSTRDVPGLYDLAADIAGTSDDATRVAAAEFVLEGLYGRKKLSRAEETYAAPEPEARRTGGKWN from the coding sequence ATGCCAGAGCTCCCGACTGCCCGAAACTTAGCTGAACTGCTCGCTCTGCCCGAGTACGTGGGCCGCTCGCCCTTCGATGGACGCAGCCGCCGGGTGCAGGACGAGGTTCGCGCCAACCTGACCCGCAAGCTCCGGTCTGGCGAAACCCTTTTTCCCGGCGTGGTCGGTTACGACGACACCGTGATTCCGCAGCTCGTCAATGCGCTGCTGGCGCGTCAGAACTTCATTCTGCTGGGGCTGCGCGGACAGGCCAAGAGCCGTATCCTGCGGGCCATCACCGATCTGCTGGATCCGTTTGTGCCCGCCATCGAGGGCAGCGAAATCAACGACGATCCGCTCAACCCGATTGGCGCGGAAGGCAAGGCCATGCTGGAAACCCACGGTCATGAGCTGCCGATTCGCTGGATTCCGCGTGGTGACCGCTACGTCGAGAAGCTCGCCACGCCCGATGTGACGGTGGCCGACCTGATCGGCGACGTGGACCCGATCAAGGCCGCTCGCCTGGGCACCGCACTGGGCGACGTTCGCAGCATGCACTTCGGACTGCTGCCCCGCGCCAACCGTGGCGTCTTCGCCGTCAACGAGCTGGCCGATCTGTCGCCGAAGGTTCAGGTGGCGCTGTTCAACATCCTTCAGGAAGGCGACGTGCAGATCAAGGGGTACCCGATTCGCCTGGAACTCGATGTGATGCTGGTCTTCTCGGCCAACCCGGAAGACTACACCGCGCGCGGCAAGATCGTGACGCCGCTGAAGGACCGCATCGGCAGCGAAATTCGCACCCACTATCCCAGCACTGTCGAGCAGGGCATGGACATTACCGCCCAGGAAGCCTACAGCGTCGAGGGCGTGACCGTGCCGCCGTTCATCGCCGAGCTGATCGAGGAGATCGCGTTCCAGGCGCGTGAAGACGGACGGGTGGACAAGCTGAGCGGCGTATCGCAGCGCCTCCCGATCTCGCTGATGGAACTGGCCGCCGCCAATGCCGAAGCCCGCAGTCTGCGCGGCGGCGACAGCAGCACCGTGGCGCGGGTCTCCGACGTGTACGCCGGGCTGCCCGCCATTACCGGCAAGCTGGAGCTGGAATACGAGGGCGAGCTGAAAGGGGCCGACAGCGTGGCCCGCGACGTGATCCGCAAGGCCGCTGGTCAGGTCTTTGCCCGGCGGTATGCCAGCATGGACACCCGCAATCTGGAGAAGTGGTTCGAGAACGGCAACGTCTTCCGCTTTCCCCAGGTGGGCGCGGCCAAAACCGCCCTGCAGAGCACCCGCGACGTACCGGGCCTGTACGATCTGGCCGCCGACATCGCGGGCACCAGCGACGACGCCACCCGCGTAGCCGCCGCCGAGTTCGTGCTGGAGGGCCTGTACGGACGCAAGAAGCTCAGCCGCGCCGAAGAAACCTACGCGGCTCCCGAACCGGAAGCGCGTCGAACCGGCGGTAAGTGGAACTGA